Part of the Gracilimonas sp. genome is shown below.
ACACCTTCAGGCTGACCGTGCTGTTTGATGGAACCTGATAGCGGATATTGGTACTTGGGTTGAACGGATTTGGATAATTTTGATGGAGCTGAACATCGACAGGAATTGTGCCGGTCAGAGGTTCTTCGGTTGAAGTTGCAATGCCGCCTCTGTTTGATGTTGAGTAGATGGTTCCCTTTTCACCTACAATCCAACCGGAACCAGTGCCTGCAAATTCTATAGCATGTAAGTCTTTTTGTGTGAGGCTGTAGTCCGTTTCAAAGTTCGCTCCGCCATCTACCGTTTTAAGGATCCGGCCGCGTTCACCAACCACAAGCCCACTGTCTTCCGAGAAAAAATGCAGACCATTCAAGTCGAAAGTGGTAAGGGGAGTAAGTTCCGTCCAGTTTTCGCCGCCATCTGTGGTTTTCATCATGTCTCCGCGCTCCATGGTTACATAACCGGTAGAGCTGTCGAGGAAATATATGTTTGTGATCTCCGGCGCGAAGCCATCTTCTTCATACCTTATGCTCCAGGTTGCCCCTCCATCCGAAGTGTAAGCGATCGTTTCCTGTCCGGCCATCCATCCGTTGTCTTCACTTTGAAAAGCAATCATTTCAAAGTCGGAGTAAGAAATATTATCAGGTTCAGATATGGTGTTCCAGGTACTACCGCCATCGGTAGTTTTAAGGAGCTTGTCTTCCGCTTTGATAAAACCGACTTGATCATCAATAAACTGGATATCTACCAGGCTATTGGTCTGTTCATGTTCAGCAATTCCGATCTCTATCTTATTCCAGGTTGCCCCCTGATCGGAAGAGTGATATATCAACCATACAGAACCGCCGGTAAAATGATCCTCTCCAATGGCCCAAATGTTGTTATTGTCCACATAAGCCACAGCCGCGAAATCTTTTCTGCCTTCCAGGGTTAAGTTATTCTCCCAGGTAGCACCGCCGTCGGTTGTGGTGAATATTTTTCCATTAACTCGCTCTTCGGTTACAAAGGCTCCGTGAGTTTCATTTACAAAAGAGACATCAGAAATATTATACCCGGTAATTAAATCAGTATTTAATGTGTCATCGGAAAGAGTGAATGTTGTAGTGGCACCGGAGGCTCCGACAGCCAGCCAGTTTCCCTCAAACTCATCAATATCAAACCAGGTAACCGGGCCGGCGCCATCTGATAATACCCCCCAGGTTGTGCCGTCATCGGAAGAGTGAAGGATGGCATTTTGTGATGTTTCGGTAAAGTTATTTACTCCCCCGGCAAGGATGATTTCACCATTACTACCCAGTTCGATATCGTAAAAGAGGTGTTCAAAATCATAGTCGATTACAGACCAGGAAGTGCCTCCGTCAGTCGTCTTCAGGATGAAGCCCACAAATCCGCTGTTATATGTTTCCCCGATCACATAGCCGGTTTGGTCATCAGTGAACGCAATGTTGTAGAGGTCGTCCGAGCTTCTCAGGTTCTGAAAACCACTGTAGGAAACGGTATCGATTTGAATGGCAGATTCCCAAGTAGAACCGGCATCGGTTGATTTATAGAGTGAGCCTGACTCGCCGGCCACCCAAAAGGTGGTATCATTCACAATGTGGAAGTCTAAAAGGTCTTCAGTTCCGGCCGTTACCGAGCTCCAGTTTTCTCCGCCATCAGAAGTGAAAAGGATTTCTCCATTAGCAGAAGCAACCCATCCGTTTTGGGCATCCAGAAATTCAATATCGTTAAAGTTGTTGAAGTTGAAGGAGGAGCGAATATCCCATGTTTGTCCACCGTCGTCTGTTTTGGCAAGCATTTCAGAACTTCCTCCGCCTGCGGTAGTGAATGGTCCGCCTACAAAACCTGATTCGGCATCAAAGAAGAAAAGCCCCTGGTAATTGCGGCTGTCTCCATAAGAGATATCCGTCCAGGTGCTGCCACCGTCGGTTGACTTTAAGATGGTCCCGTTATTTCCAATGGCATAGGCTATCAGATCAGTTACGAACTGTACTTCATTTAAGTCTGCCGAAGTAATATTTCCATTTGCAGACTGCCAATGCTGTGCCGAGGCTACATGAACAATTAGAAATGAAAAAATGAATGAAATGAGAACTGATAATTTTAATCCCGAAAAATGCATGGTGTCGACTGTTGTAGTTTTGTTAATACTAATAGGCAGTCTTACATACGGAGAAGAATAGAAATAAGGCTCAAAATGAGTTCAATTTAAGTAAGAGATTTATCTAAGCCTTAGAATGGCACAATTAAAGAGGGGAATTACAGTCGGGTAGCTCACCCCATCCCATAGAACTTCACCTTCTCTTTAAAATAAGGGGTAAAGACTTTTTGAGGTAGTTCCTATTATGACCGATTAAGAAAGGGGGGTGCCCGATCAAAGTGCGCCCCCATTGGTCAGCTTTATTGTGTCCCCGTCAAGTTAGAATTTGATGGTCCCTGTCCAGTTATGGTCAGTGCGTTCGGGTTGCATTACCACTAATCCGGTTGCAGAGACTTCGAGCTGTACATCACGATAACGTCCGGTTCCTTCGGTGATAACCATTTCTCCGACAAATTCAGCATCATAACCTTCTTCCTGGGTGGCTGATATAATTCCGGTCTGGGCTGGCAGGAACAGAGTATCGCTGTTTTCAGCTATTATATAAGCTTCCGTATTTTCGGTGCTGAAATACTCAATTTGTCCGGATTCAAATGTGGACAGGTCTACACAGAAGGTTGCGTAATATGAGATTGTACCTAACTCAGTAGCAGTGCCGGTACCTTCCTGGATGTTATAACCGAAAGGACCTTCACCACAGAATCCGGCGACTTCTTCAGGTGACATATTCATTTGTATTCCTCCGGTAGTGGAAAATTCAGCGGTGAATGGTTTTGGCCCTGTATCAGAATTTGTTGCGCAGCTTAGAAGCAGGCCGCTTAGCAATATTACGGTTGTATGTATAGTTGATGATTTCATAATGATGTTGTTCCTTTTATTACAAATGATTTAGCTTAGCAATTACGCTTAAATCAATATGCAGGTGGGCAAAAGGAAAAGCCTTCACATATGTTGAAAAGGCTTTAAAGTTTTTTAGATGAGCTTAACTATTGTTGCAAACACATGTAGAAATGTTGCAAATAAACGAAATCAGTACTGTGTAAGAGTAAGCATTTCAGGTTCAGGTAAATCTAATCTTTCAAGATGAATTTTAAATCTCGGATCTTTCTTTAGTGGGTTAAAGCGCGGGTTTCGATTGATCCATGGATACCAGCTAAAACGGATTCTATAGCATTCATCTAGCCAGGAGAAAGCTTTTTCATAATCGCCTAATGTGGCATAAATCTCTGCAAGCCCCCATGTCTCGATAGGGATTGGATTCATGGAAAGAGAATCTGCAATAGACAATGCTTTGTCTTCATTTCCAGCAACGGCATATGCTGCCCCAAGTGCATAGGTCCATCTTGGGTTCAACTGGACTGATTTTTTGTGAGCTTCTATGGCTTTATTATGCATCTCTTTCCCTGAGTATGCGAGTCCTAATACATGATATGCATAAGCATAATCTGGATTTATAGATAAAGACTTTTCCGCGGCCTTTATGGCTTCATCATATTTACCATAAGAGGAGTAAATAAAACTTAAATACGTGGAATAAAGAGGAGTAAAAGGATCTAAATCAACAGCTATTTTCTGATGATCAATAACATGCTGAAAATCTGCCTCTATCAAATCAAGGAACCAAGAATAATGGGCA
Proteins encoded:
- a CDS encoding YCF48-related protein, with the translated sequence MHFSGLKLSVLISFIFSFLIVHVASAQHWQSANGNITSADLNEVQFVTDLIAYAIGNNGTILKSTDGGSTWTDISYGDSRNYQGLFFFDAESGFVGGPFTTAGGGSSEMLAKTDDGGQTWDIRSSFNFNNFNDIEFLDAQNGWVASANGEILFTSDGGENWSSVTAGTEDLLDFHIVNDTTFWVAGESGSLYKSTDAGSTWESAIQIDTVSYSGFQNLRSSDDLYNIAFTDDQTGYVIGETYNSGFVGFILKTTDGGTSWSVIDYDFEHLFYDIELGSNGEIILAGGVNNFTETSQNAILHSSDDGTTWGVLSDGAGPVTWFDIDEFEGNWLAVGASGATTTFTLSDDTLNTDLITGYNISDVSFVNETHGAFVTEERVNGKIFTTTDGGATWENNLTLEGRKDFAAVAYVDNNNIWAIGEDHFTGGSVWLIYHSSDQGATWNKIEIGIAEHEQTNSLVDIQFIDDQVGFIKAEDKLLKTTDGGSTWNTISEPDNISYSDFEMIAFQSEDNGWMAGQETIAYTSDGGATWSIRYEEDGFAPEITNIYFLDSSTGYVTMERGDMMKTTDGGENWTELTPLTTFDLNGLHFFSEDSGLVVGERGRILKTVDGGANFETDYSLTQKDLHAIEFAGTGSGWIVGEKGTIYSTSNRGGIATSTEEPLTGTIPVDVQLHQNYPNPFNPSTNIRYQVPSNSTVSLKVYDMLGREVATLLNRKAQPAGEYEVTFNAGNLSSGMYLYRLQVNQAVITKKLTLIK